Proteins from a single region of Paraglaciecola sp. T6c:
- a CDS encoding SMP-30/gluconolactonase/LRE family protein, translating to MHSLSNHKVQALALGTAMMMTLCGCSAPKSLVNNTERSLVNHKNAHNTFKNKAHKAFENSAQSASQSAPIRMGAYEIFDPSVLSILDTSAKINTLATGFEWVEGPVWWEEDQALLFSDIPTHKVYRYKDGQGVSEFISHSGFSNGLLINAQNELVLMQSRSRQIAKWRGSLIASGAEQAAPRAKSHKLKQPAKAQKPHERQQTFPADDYIILTRHYQGQMLNSPNDGVFKAQRSTKHSTEGNSKGGVQGTLYFTDPPYGLPKQLDDPAKELDFQGVYALSPKGELTLLDKTLVYPNGIALAPDEKTLYVAASNPKKPAWYAYSIDDEGGVHNRKLFHQAPVQSDASHGLPDGLKVHRSGIVFATGPSGIWLFDPQGTLLAKVHMPSISANLAFNADQTRVFVTAHHQLLSFSLKP from the coding sequence ATGCACAGCCTAAGTAACCATAAAGTACAGGCGCTGGCGCTCGGCACGGCCATGATGATGACTCTATGTGGTTGCTCAGCGCCGAAGTCCCTTGTTAATAACACTGAACGCAGCTTGGTCAACCACAAAAATGCGCACAATACCTTTAAAAATAAGGCACACAAAGCCTTTGAAAATAGCGCACAGAGTGCCTCACAGAGTGCGCCGATACGCATGGGAGCCTATGAAATATTCGACCCGTCAGTACTGAGTATTTTAGATACAAGCGCCAAGATAAACACCCTAGCCACAGGTTTTGAATGGGTAGAAGGGCCAGTGTGGTGGGAAGAAGACCAAGCGCTTTTGTTTTCAGATATTCCCACTCACAAGGTTTATCGCTACAAAGATGGGCAGGGGGTAAGTGAATTTATCTCCCACAGCGGTTTTTCAAATGGTTTGCTTATCAACGCGCAAAATGAATTGGTCCTTATGCAGTCTCGCTCGCGTCAAATAGCTAAGTGGCGAGGCTCCTTAATCGCCTCAGGTGCTGAGCAAGCAGCGCCGCGAGCAAAGTCACATAAGCTAAAGCAGCCAGCAAAAGCCCAGAAGCCACACGAGCGCCAACAGACGTTTCCTGCTGATGACTACATTATTCTGACGCGTCACTATCAAGGTCAAATGCTCAACAGCCCAAATGACGGTGTCTTTAAAGCGCAGAGAAGCACAAAACACAGCACTGAGGGCAACAGTAAAGGCGGCGTGCAGGGCACGCTGTATTTCACCGATCCTCCCTATGGTTTGCCCAAGCAATTGGACGATCCGGCTAAAGAGCTGGACTTTCAAGGGGTATACGCCCTTAGCCCGAAAGGTGAGTTGACTCTGCTAGACAAAACATTGGTTTACCCTAATGGCATTGCCTTGGCGCCTGATGAGAAAACCCTGTATGTGGCAGCCTCTAACCCTAAAAAACCGGCTTGGTACGCGTATTCAATAGATGATGAGGGCGGGGTGCATAACAGGAAATTGTTTCACCAAGCACCGGTGCAATCAGATGCCAGCCATGGTTTACCTGATGGCCTCAAAGTACACCGCAGTGGAATTGTGTTCGCCACTGGGCCTAGCGGTATTTGGCTGTTTGATCCCCAAGGTACGTTGCTGGCAAAAGTGCACATGCCAAGTATTTCGGCCAATTTAGCTTTCAACGCAGATCAAACTCGTGTTTTTGTCACTGCGCACCATCAATTACTTAGTTTTAGTTTAAAACCTTAG
- a CDS encoding beta-galactosidase encodes MNTSPKSAGFILSAIALAVTALAGCNNNQATNNSVATPSDAPTRQTQQNVLPWDFAGVTDMQDVTLTAADMHVVDVDGEQKLAIDLHAKEHKSAGFSFIPDSPWDWSHEGQFAFAIEIENPSQSSTHLYVSVKDATGQSHNRSFAVPGHSQDTYFMALNDPDLSIETGIRSNPNNWQSEFTPMIWRYGTKKIDLSQVKSIEFDVRGVPEDKHLIVDNPRLIKPQKIDQNYLVGLVDEFGQNDKLEFTNKIDTVEQLRALNAKEQSAFTHDVPKGRSKFNGWADGPKLAATGYFRTEKYQGKWTLVDPQGYLFFSNGIANVRMSNTSTITGYDFDSQFIKQRAQGDFTPEDSIGLNRAPKAAWPSRHVTSELRANMFTWLPSVDEPLAEHFGYRREVHTGVVDKGETYSFYSANLARKYASNDPKVFMPKWRDTTVDRMLDWGFTSFGNWIDPSFYQLNRIPYFANGWIIGDYKTVSSGNDYWSPLPDPFDPVFKQRAMVTANKIAQEVQNNPWCVGVFIDNEKSWGQEGSIERQYGIAIHTLEVDAKDSPTKAQFVTYLKNKYSDIAELNGKWNTQIRTWDDVATGITLTRFNDPIIEDLSAMLSLYAEKYFAVVHDAVEQAMPNHMYMGVRFADWGMTDEIRNAAAKYADVVSYNYYKEAITDQAWGFLAKIDKPSIIGEFHNGALDSGLLNPGLIHSASQADRGKKYQEYINSVIDNPYFVGAHWFQYIDSPLTGRAYDGENYNVGFVSVTDTPYQPLVDAAKAVNANIYTRRFGDAQPK; translated from the coding sequence ATGAATACATCGCCAAAAAGCGCAGGCTTTATCCTTAGTGCTATCGCTCTGGCAGTCACCGCACTTGCAGGCTGCAATAACAACCAAGCTACAAATAACAGTGTTGCAACGCCAAGCGATGCCCCAACCAGACAAACACAGCAAAATGTGTTGCCTTGGGATTTTGCAGGGGTGACAGACATGCAAGACGTAACACTCACCGCGGCGGATATGCACGTGGTTGATGTTGATGGTGAACAAAAACTGGCTATCGATTTACACGCCAAAGAGCATAAAAGCGCAGGCTTTAGTTTTATTCCTGATTCGCCTTGGGATTGGAGCCACGAAGGTCAATTCGCCTTTGCAATCGAAATCGAGAATCCTAGCCAATCTTCAACCCATCTGTATGTGTCAGTCAAAGACGCCACAGGGCAATCCCATAATCGTAGCTTTGCTGTACCTGGCCACTCCCAAGATACTTATTTTATGGCGCTAAACGACCCAGACCTGTCTATTGAAACCGGTATTCGCTCTAATCCTAATAATTGGCAAAGTGAATTTACCCCAATGATTTGGCGTTATGGCACTAAGAAAATTGATTTGAGCCAAGTAAAAAGTATCGAATTCGATGTTCGAGGCGTGCCGGAAGACAAACACTTGATTGTGGATAACCCACGTCTTATTAAACCGCAGAAAATAGATCAAAACTATCTTGTGGGTTTAGTCGACGAGTTCGGTCAGAACGATAAACTTGAGTTCACCAATAAAATTGATACGGTGGAACAGCTACGGGCACTCAATGCCAAAGAGCAAAGTGCGTTCACCCATGACGTACCAAAAGGGCGATCGAAATTTAATGGCTGGGCTGATGGGCCAAAGCTCGCGGCAACAGGGTATTTTCGAACCGAAAAATATCAAGGGAAATGGACCTTAGTTGACCCACAAGGGTACCTGTTTTTCTCAAACGGTATCGCCAACGTGCGTATGTCTAATACCTCTACCATTACTGGGTATGACTTTGACAGTCAGTTTATTAAGCAGCGCGCCCAGGGCGACTTTACCCCAGAAGATTCCATTGGTTTAAACAGGGCACCAAAAGCAGCGTGGCCAAGTCGTCATGTGACCTCAGAACTACGTGCGAATATGTTCACATGGTTGCCAAGCGTTGATGAGCCATTAGCCGAACATTTTGGCTATCGACGAGAAGTGCACACTGGGGTAGTAGATAAAGGCGAAACGTACAGCTTTTATAGCGCTAACCTAGCACGCAAATACGCCAGTAACGACCCAAAGGTGTTCATGCCTAAGTGGCGCGATACCACAGTGGACAGAATGCTCGATTGGGGATTTACCTCCTTTGGTAACTGGATTGACCCGAGCTTTTATCAGCTTAATCGTATTCCGTATTTTGCCAATGGTTGGATAATCGGTGATTACAAAACCGTGAGTAGCGGTAATGACTACTGGAGTCCATTGCCGGACCCATTCGATCCCGTTTTTAAACAACGGGCAATGGTGACTGCCAACAAGATTGCCCAAGAAGTACAAAACAACCCTTGGTGTGTGGGGGTGTTTATCGACAATGAAAAAAGTTGGGGACAAGAGGGCTCGATTGAACGCCAGTATGGCATTGCTATTCACACCCTTGAAGTTGATGCCAAAGACAGCCCAACCAAAGCGCAATTCGTCACGTATTTAAAGAACAAATACTCAGACATTGCCGAGCTAAACGGCAAATGGAATACGCAAATTCGTACTTGGGATGATGTGGCCACTGGCATAACACTGACCAGGTTTAACGACCCTATTATCGAAGACTTATCAGCCATGCTCAGCCTGTACGCCGAGAAATACTTTGCGGTAGTGCACGATGCTGTAGAGCAAGCCATGCCAAATCACATGTACATGGGAGTGCGTTTTGCAGATTGGGGCATGACGGATGAAATTCGCAACGCCGCGGCAAAATACGCTGACGTGGTTAGCTACAACTACTATAAAGAAGCCATAACCGACCAAGCTTGGGGCTTCTTAGCAAAAATCGACAAGCCGAGTATTATCGGCGAGTTCCACAATGGCGCATTGGACTCAGGGCTACTCAACCCAGGCCTTATCCACAGCGCTTCTCAGGCGGATAGAGGCAAAAAATACCAAGAATATATCAATAGTGTCATTGATAACCCGTATTTTGTCGGGGCGCATTGGTTTCAATATATTGACTCGCCCTTAACGGGCAGGGCTTACGACGGTGAAAACTATAACGTTGGATTTGTGAGTGTCACCGATACGCCATACCAGCCATTAGTTGATGCCGCCAAAGCGGTTAACGCAAATATTTACACGAGGCGTTTTGGCGATGCACAGCCTAAGTAA
- a CDS encoding bifunctional 4-hydroxy-2-oxoglutarate aldolase/2-dehydro-3-deoxy-phosphogluconate aldolase: MSSPHESQLNSIIRDDIRQRLITEKLVVIIRVKDPMDIPPIIACMHDAGVGAVEITSNTPGYQNAITQARARYPNMLVGAGTITDVALVDEAIKAGAQFLVTPNTSIEVVQRAHKLNVPVVMGALTPTDVVNATQAKADIVKLFPAGAMGPGYLKDLAKGPFLDTIFFPVGGINEHNFETWMQSGATGIGIGGALASPVKNEKEAHALTAKVRAIVATLENYPLEAAQ, from the coding sequence ATGTCGAGTCCCCACGAGAGCCAATTAAATTCCATTATCCGAGATGATATCCGCCAACGACTTATTACAGAAAAGCTCGTGGTCATCATCCGTGTTAAAGACCCTATGGATATTCCCCCAATTATCGCCTGTATGCATGATGCGGGTGTGGGGGCAGTCGAAATAACCAGCAATACACCAGGGTACCAAAACGCGATTACCCAAGCTCGGGCGCGTTACCCGAATATGTTGGTAGGGGCAGGGACCATCACCGATGTCGCTCTTGTGGATGAAGCCATAAAAGCGGGGGCGCAGTTCTTGGTCACGCCTAATACCAGTATTGAAGTGGTGCAACGCGCCCATAAACTAAATGTGCCTGTGGTCATGGGCGCGTTAACGCCCACTGATGTGGTGAATGCCACGCAAGCCAAGGCGGATATCGTCAAACTATTTCCTGCGGGGGCAATGGGTCCCGGATATTTGAAAGATTTGGCCAAGGGACCCTTCTTAGACACGATTTTCTTTCCTGTAGGGGGCATTAATGAGCATAACTTTGAAACCTGGATGCAAAGCGGCGCTACGGGAATAGGCATAGGTGGTGCACTGGCATCGCCCGTTAAGAATGAAAAAGAGGCGCATGCACTTACCGCAAAGGTACGCGCCATAGTCGCAACTTTAGAAAACTACCCACTTGAGGCAGCACAATGA
- a CDS encoding sugar kinase, whose protein sequence is MSLVFFGELMLRLTPSQPQQQLIVAKELSVDFAGAESNVASSLARLGNQCEFVTKLPDNALADHAIASLHQYGIGTKHTLRGGERIGTYFIELGSSIRPSRVVYDRAYSAISQINHNEFDWAAIFSDQTHFHLSGILPALSKQCAVESIKAATIARKMGLTVSFDLNYRRSLWQDSSLARDYFSQILTQSTLAFGNAGVMQDVFDFVPKSNDSVAGAQEIGVYLFDQFGVDAAITQRIHHSANQNALRGFYLRGADVTASTDITVDILDRLGTGDAFAAGILHGVQQHWETDKTVQFANAAFALAHTCYGDQNWLSEAEIMAVANGDMSGHIIR, encoded by the coding sequence ATGAGCTTGGTTTTTTTTGGAGAACTCATGCTGCGACTTACCCCTTCCCAGCCGCAACAGCAACTTATTGTCGCCAAAGAGCTTAGCGTTGATTTCGCTGGTGCGGAAAGTAACGTGGCCAGCTCATTGGCCCGATTAGGCAACCAGTGTGAATTTGTGACGAAATTGCCTGATAACGCATTAGCCGATCATGCAATAGCCTCGCTGCACCAATATGGTATTGGCACTAAGCATACCTTGCGCGGTGGCGAACGTATCGGCACTTATTTTATTGAATTAGGCAGTTCAATTAGACCTTCAAGAGTAGTTTACGACAGAGCCTATTCTGCCATATCGCAGATCAACCATAACGAATTTGATTGGGCAGCCATTTTCAGTGACCAAACCCATTTTCACCTAAGTGGTATTTTACCTGCGTTATCAAAGCAGTGCGCTGTAGAAAGTATAAAAGCCGCGACCATTGCAAGAAAAATGGGCTTAACAGTGAGTTTTGATTTGAATTATCGCCGTAGCTTATGGCAAGACAGCAGCCTAGCGAGAGACTACTTTAGTCAAATTCTCACCCAGAGCACATTGGCTTTTGGTAATGCGGGCGTGATGCAAGATGTATTCGATTTCGTGCCCAAATCAAACGACAGTGTAGCAGGTGCCCAAGAGATCGGAGTTTACCTGTTTGATCAATTCGGCGTCGATGCCGCCATTACCCAACGTATTCATCACAGCGCTAATCAAAACGCTCTGCGCGGCTTTTACCTACGTGGCGCTGATGTGACTGCCTCAACAGATATCACAGTGGATATTCTCGACCGGTTAGGTACGGGGGACGCATTCGCCGCAGGCATACTCCATGGCGTACAGCAACACTGGGAAACAGACAAAACTGTACAGTTTGCTAACGCCGCATTTGCCTTGGCACATACCTGTTATGGGGATCAAAATTGGTTAAGTGAAGCTGAAATTATGGCTGTGGCTAATGGCGATATGTCGGGTCACATTATTCGCTGA
- a CDS encoding MFS transporter, with translation MTTIQQMKSNAASRKSKSKFGVLALIFLSVVINYMDRTNISVAAQAISDDLELTKVQMGIIFSAFAWTYSIMQIPGGMLVDSVRIRILYPVILVAWSAATIVQGLLSSFSAIVGCRMAIGFFEAPSYPANNKIVTQWFAEQERAGAIAVYTSGQFIGLAFLMPVLAIIQQWFGWRGLFFISGGIGILWAGVWYLLYRDPAPEHDDEENINSQEAIKAHTQAQVAKAPVKSQAQASASWSNLKIAFSSRKLWGIYIGQFCLGGTLIFFLTWFPTYLAEYRGLSELNTGFVASIPFLAAFCGVLLSGFVSDWLVRKGVSNEVARKTPIILGLLLSSSVIFANYVESTQWVTFFLSVTFFGNGLASINWVFVSLIAPKHMVGLVGGCFNFIGGLSAVTVPIAIGYLAKDGDFRPALVLVACLALIGLCSYIFLVGKVEQIQVPNSDENDEILPAAQAVSPQSTSSGGAQ, from the coding sequence ATGCAGCTTCCAGAAAGAGCAAAAGTAAATTTGGCGTATTAGCGCTGATTTTCTTAAGTGTGGTGATCAACTATATGGATCGTACCAATATATCCGTTGCCGCCCAAGCGATCTCTGACGATTTAGAGCTCACCAAGGTGCAAATGGGGATCATCTTCTCAGCATTCGCGTGGACGTACTCCATCATGCAAATTCCAGGCGGCATGTTAGTCGATTCTGTGCGTATTCGTATTTTGTATCCGGTGATTTTAGTCGCTTGGTCAGCGGCAACCATAGTACAAGGTTTGCTAAGTAGCTTTTCAGCTATTGTTGGTTGTCGAATGGCGATTGGCTTTTTTGAAGCACCTTCTTATCCCGCGAACAATAAAATAGTGACGCAGTGGTTTGCTGAGCAAGAAAGAGCTGGGGCGATTGCCGTCTATACCTCAGGCCAATTTATAGGTTTGGCGTTCTTAATGCCGGTACTTGCCATTATTCAGCAGTGGTTTGGCTGGCGAGGCTTGTTTTTTATCTCTGGCGGTATAGGTATTTTATGGGCTGGCGTGTGGTATTTACTGTACCGAGATCCTGCACCAGAGCACGATGACGAAGAAAACATCAACAGCCAAGAGGCAATAAAAGCGCATACTCAGGCGCAAGTAGCTAAGGCCCCAGTCAAATCTCAAGCACAGGCATCAGCAAGCTGGAGCAACCTTAAAATCGCTTTTTCCAGTCGCAAACTCTGGGGCATCTATATAGGTCAGTTCTGCTTAGGGGGCACGCTCATTTTCTTTTTAACTTGGTTTCCGACCTATTTGGCTGAGTATCGCGGGTTAAGTGAATTAAACACTGGCTTTGTGGCATCGATCCCATTTTTAGCAGCTTTTTGTGGCGTTCTGCTTTCGGGGTTTGTATCTGATTGGTTAGTGCGAAAAGGCGTATCGAACGAGGTCGCCCGCAAAACCCCAATTATCTTAGGCTTACTGCTATCCAGTTCGGTTATTTTTGCCAACTACGTTGAGAGCACCCAGTGGGTCACGTTCTTCTTGTCCGTCACGTTTTTTGGTAACGGCTTAGCATCCATTAATTGGGTGTTTGTCTCGCTCATCGCGCCGAAACATATGGTTGGCCTAGTGGGCGGTTGCTTTAACTTTATCGGCGGCTTGTCTGCTGTCACTGTTCCTATCGCGATAGGGTACCTAGCCAAAGACGGTGACTTCAGGCCGGCCTTGGTATTGGTCGCGTGTCTCGCCTTGATTGGCTTGTGCTCCTACATCTTTTTAGTGGGTAAAGTCGAGCAAATTCAAGTGCCAAATTCAGATGAGAACGATGAAATATTGCCAGCTGCGCAAGCGGTAAGCCCACAATCCACCTCATCAGGAGGAGCACAATGA